From a single Collibacillus ludicampi genomic region:
- a CDS encoding C1 family peptidase, with protein MDYKLSNVRPSKPDYRDYSYGRMFNVKAAVDTLPKSAMLPTVPTQFFEDQGRFGTCVGNATAYDMDFRANFQQTFSRLFIYVMCKQLDGNTDEGTDPRTAMQVLQKYGACLESTMPYSLLTDIHNLPKPTQAMLDEAAKYKIGSYARIQTLDEIKHAIANGYPVNFASWVCSNFIHPEQNKFIPKPEGTILGGHDYNIVGYDDNLEYTYSNGEHYKGFVRILNQWGTSWADGGYAWIPYDVITGYVAQDLKAPFMMEAWVITDYALQPTPQPQPRPQPTPQPQPKPQPQPAPQKLYRVQVGAFKDPKNAQALLDELKAKGFNGYIKYE; from the coding sequence ATGGATTATAAGTTATCAAATGTGCGTCCATCGAAACCAGATTATCGAGATTATTCGTATGGACGAATGTTTAATGTAAAAGCTGCCGTGGACACGTTGCCGAAGTCAGCGATGTTGCCGACCGTCCCAACACAATTCTTTGAAGATCAAGGACGTTTTGGAACGTGTGTCGGTAATGCAACCGCCTATGATATGGACTTCCGTGCGAATTTCCAGCAAACATTTAGCCGATTGTTTATTTATGTGATGTGCAAGCAATTGGACGGAAACACCGATGAGGGAACTGACCCACGAACAGCTATGCAAGTGTTACAAAAATACGGGGCTTGCTTAGAATCTACGATGCCATACAGCCTGCTAACGGATATTCATAATCTTCCGAAACCCACGCAGGCAATGCTTGATGAAGCCGCAAAGTACAAGATCGGATCATACGCCCGCATTCAGACGTTAGACGAGATCAAACACGCAATTGCCAATGGTTACCCTGTTAATTTCGCTTCGTGGGTATGCTCTAACTTCATACATCCTGAACAAAACAAATTCATCCCTAAACCAGAGGGAACAATTTTAGGAGGACATGATTACAACATCGTCGGGTACGACGATAATTTGGAGTATACCTACTCGAATGGCGAGCACTATAAGGGGTTTGTTCGCATTCTCAACCAATGGGGAACATCATGGGCTGATGGCGGATACGCATGGATTCCATATGATGTGATTACAGGTTATGTTGCTCAAGATTTAAAAGCACCGTTTATGATGGAGGCATGGGTAATTACAGATTATGCACTACAGCCTACTCCTCAGCCACAACCACGACCACAGCCAACACCGCAACCACAACCGAAACCTCAGCCGCAACCCGCGCCTCAAAAGTTATACCGCGTGCAAGTTGGTGCATTCAAAGATCCAAAAAATGCACAGGCGCTTCTAGATGAACTAAAGGCGAAAGGGTTTAACGGGTATATCAAATACGAATAA
- a CDS encoding phage holin, LLH family: protein MTINYENIMMALNVAMVGAVFVGTLRKNIEQQKASNEKPLNIVEEAKNAAETAVRYAEQLYKVDSTIDRKAIATQYAVNIIKALGFEITPRVAEIINGAIEAAVLLLPPTKKPENTQNNTVKAEG, encoded by the coding sequence ATGACGATCAATTACGAAAACATCATGATGGCTTTGAACGTTGCAATGGTAGGCGCTGTTTTCGTCGGAACCTTGAGAAAGAACATTGAGCAACAGAAAGCATCGAACGAAAAGCCACTAAACATTGTCGAAGAGGCGAAAAACGCTGCCGAGACGGCAGTACGATACGCGGAACAACTGTACAAAGTCGATTCCACCATAGACCGTAAAGCAATCGCAACTCAATACGCTGTGAATATCATCAAGGCCCTTGGGTTTGAAATTACGCCAAGGGTAGCGGAGATTATCAATGGGGCAATTGAGGCGGCTGTTTTGTTGCTTCCACCAACGAAAAAACCTGAAAACACGCAAAACAATACTGTGAAAGCTGAGGGGTGA
- a CDS encoding N-acetylmuramoyl-L-alanine amidase — MGYTITQQFIHHNRSYEPLIPVGLILHDTETLNATAQNEQAYFDSAERDASAHFFVDWTQIIQTIPENEVAWHAFNYANHHFLSIELCTTNDPNRFQEAYKRYIWLAAYLCNKYHWNPDEDVHSHKWVSEHYQGDHVDPIPWLAKWEISLDKVIADIKEELKKMQIPTKDVDLWRYVGVEALNVRSGPDTSYPVRYVLKYGQKIHLSKLQDGGSWGFTTYGDLGGWLDCRYLRVEDPNAPAPAPAPTPAPQPQKPTKDELVAQAEKQIQDLQKTLEQLKGV; from the coding sequence ATGGGTTATACAATCACCCAACAGTTCATTCATCACAACCGTTCGTATGAACCACTCATTCCCGTAGGCTTGATATTGCACGACACTGAGACGTTAAACGCAACCGCGCAAAATGAGCAAGCCTATTTCGACAGCGCGGAGCGGGACGCATCTGCTCATTTCTTCGTGGATTGGACGCAGATTATACAAACGATTCCCGAAAATGAAGTCGCTTGGCACGCATTCAACTACGCCAACCATCATTTCCTATCGATCGAGCTTTGCACGACCAATGATCCCAATCGGTTTCAAGAGGCTTATAAGCGGTACATTTGGCTGGCGGCATACTTGTGCAACAAATACCACTGGAACCCTGACGAAGACGTGCATTCTCATAAGTGGGTTTCTGAGCATTATCAAGGGGATCACGTAGACCCAATCCCCTGGCTCGCCAAATGGGAAATCTCATTGGACAAAGTGATCGCTGATATAAAGGAGGAACTGAAGAAAATGCAAATACCGACGAAAGATGTAGACCTTTGGCGTTATGTAGGGGTAGAGGCCCTCAATGTACGTTCGGGCCCCGACACATCCTATCCTGTTCGCTACGTGCTCAAGTACGGACAGAAAATCCATCTTTCTAAATTGCAAGATGGAGGTTCGTGGGGATTCACAACCTACGGGGATCTTGGCGGTTGGCTCGATTGCCGATACCTTCGTGTTGAAGATCCTAACGCACCGGCACCGGCGCCAGCTCCCACTCCAGCTCCGCAGCCACAAAAGCCGACCAAAGATGAACTAGTCGCTCAAGCAGAAAAGCAAATTCAAGATCTCCAAAAAACTCTTGAACAACTGAAAGGGGTATAA
- a CDS encoding YiiX/YebB-like N1pC/P60 family cysteine hydrolase yields MDLIAGDIVFVRGHDPVSRIIEDVTHGPYSHVAIYVWGDRVIEAQGFRTVGFQRLSHYEGRYDAYRVNMTDEQVNNGLRWLLKQQGRRYDYWDLVVLFLKCAFNLKIPWREGKRIICSRLGRDFLFHCGMDIPDENMTPEDLFEWVQRHGSKVSE; encoded by the coding sequence GTGGATTTAATAGCAGGAGACATTGTCTTTGTACGCGGGCATGATCCAGTCTCGCGAATTATTGAAGATGTAACTCACGGTCCATATTCCCACGTAGCTATCTACGTTTGGGGTGACAGAGTCATAGAGGCGCAGGGATTTCGCACGGTCGGATTCCAGCGCCTTTCTCATTATGAAGGGAGGTATGATGCTTATCGCGTGAACATGACTGATGAGCAAGTGAACAATGGTCTACGTTGGCTCCTGAAGCAACAGGGAAGACGGTACGACTATTGGGATCTTGTTGTTTTATTCCTCAAGTGCGCTTTTAACCTGAAGATCCCGTGGCGAGAAGGAAAGCGAATCATATGCTCCCGACTCGGCCGGGATTTTCTCTTTCATTGCGGGATGGACATACCGGATGAGAATATGACTCCGGAAGATCTATTCGAGTGGGTCCAGCGACACGGAAGTAAAGTGTCCGAATAA
- a CDS encoding fibronectin type III domain-containing protein, which produces MYKIVPAINGELDIDYKDLIHAIDNGDGTYIVHLEDTAVPRPSWKDVTQDQWDQATKGISDPLTLAIKQKQAELQFDSDQACATFVSSAIGSPHTYLADEKSLAYLQGEYTFVTGPHYDGSPVNYYTVESGFVNHTANQIVQVFLDGRAWINQQKGIKLATKLKQLNACTTVDQVNSIVWNDTTPPNAPTGLQGTAGTGQVTLTWTENSEIDVQIGGGYNIYEGSTKVNASPVTGTSYTVTGLTSGTSYTFTITAVDSDGNESAHSASVTVTAN; this is translated from the coding sequence GTGTATAAGATCGTACCAGCTATTAATGGTGAACTTGATATCGACTATAAAGATCTGATACACGCGATTGACAACGGCGATGGGACATATATTGTTCATCTGGAAGATACAGCAGTTCCGCGTCCTTCTTGGAAAGATGTAACACAAGATCAATGGGATCAAGCTACAAAAGGAATTTCAGATCCTCTCACTCTCGCTATAAAGCAAAAGCAAGCGGAATTGCAATTTGACAGCGATCAAGCATGTGCCACATTTGTTTCATCTGCTATAGGTAGTCCTCACACATATCTAGCAGATGAAAAAAGCTTGGCATATTTACAAGGTGAGTATACTTTTGTTACTGGTCCTCATTATGATGGAAGTCCGGTGAACTATTACACAGTAGAGAGCGGTTTTGTAAATCATACCGCCAATCAAATTGTTCAAGTGTTCCTAGATGGCCGTGCTTGGATCAATCAGCAAAAAGGCATTAAGTTAGCAACGAAATTGAAACAGCTTAATGCTTGCACAACCGTCGATCAAGTAAATTCTATCGTATGGAATGACACAACGCCGCCGAATGCTCCGACAGGTTTACAGGGAACCGCAGGAACAGGCCAAGTCACGCTCACATGGACAGAAAACAGTGAAATCGACGTTCAAATCGGCGGGGGATATAACATATATGAGGGGTCAACAAAGGTGAACGCATCGCCGGTTACGGGAACATCATATACCGTTACCGGACTCACAAGCGGTACAAGCTATACGTTCACCATTACGGCCGTAGATTCGGACGGCAACGAATCAGCACATAGCGCATCGGTCACGGTAACAGCGAATTAA
- a CDS encoding phage tail fiber protein, which yields MPYTTYLDNTFLNLVFGGTGYTPPATLYVGLSTTTPTTSGGNITEPSGNGYARVAVANNPTNWPAASNGSKSNGTAITFPAATGPWGTVTYFFIADAPTGGNVLGYGALTAAQTINQGDTLSFAAGALTVSMS from the coding sequence ATGCCTTATACCACGTACCTTGATAACACCTTTTTAAATCTCGTTTTTGGAGGAACTGGTTATACTCCCCCTGCAACCCTATATGTTGGTCTATCTACGACTACACCGACAACATCAGGTGGCAACATCACGGAACCCTCTGGGAATGGTTATGCGCGTGTAGCCGTAGCCAATAACCCTACAAACTGGCCGGCCGCTTCAAACGGTTCCAAAAGTAACGGGACGGCAATCACATTTCCTGCGGCTACGGGTCCATGGGGAACAGTGACGTATTTCTTTATTGCCGATGCTCCAACTGGTGGAAACGTTCTTGGCTATGGTGCGCTAACTGCTGCTCAAACCATAAACCAAGGTGACACGCTTTCGTTTGCGGCAGGTGCATTAACTGTGAGCATGAGCTAG
- a CDS encoding baseplate J/gp47 family protein — MAFQVLTETQIVANLIDTYTSLITTSDDVNTGSVIRSAFEAFAQELARLYRNAQENAAEIQKMAAYTMFNFPLLPAQEAYTMVTFSTPTPPTSPVTIPAGTTVAVPGTNIQYQTPAATTWPAGATSFSVRVVCTQTGTIGNQRANTVTQLVTPIPGLNNVTVTNPRDIRTGTNLETEDQRANRFQQWVNSLHRGDVRSLIYGAKTAQLVDQYGYVTEQVMKAQLVEGNGSNTLYIDNGYYSTSQQLVQQCQQVINGYTDQNGVVHVNQFLYRLFLSQIRI; from the coding sequence ATGGCCTTTCAAGTCTTAACCGAAACACAAATCGTCGCCAATCTCATTGACACTTACACCTCTCTGATCACTACGTCTGATGATGTTAATACAGGGAGTGTCATCCGATCGGCATTTGAAGCGTTTGCTCAAGAACTAGCAAGGCTCTATCGAAACGCGCAAGAAAACGCAGCGGAAATTCAAAAAATGGCCGCCTACACGATGTTCAATTTTCCCCTTCTTCCGGCGCAAGAGGCTTACACAATGGTTACTTTTTCAACGCCTACGCCTCCTACATCACCGGTCACAATACCGGCAGGAACAACCGTGGCCGTTCCTGGTACGAACATTCAGTACCAAACGCCAGCCGCAACGACTTGGCCGGCAGGAGCCACTTCCTTTTCTGTTCGAGTTGTTTGTACACAAACGGGTACGATCGGGAATCAAAGGGCGAATACGGTCACGCAACTTGTTACACCAATCCCGGGATTGAACAACGTAACCGTAACCAATCCACGTGATATCCGAACGGGAACAAATCTCGAAACAGAAGATCAACGAGCGAACAGATTCCAACAATGGGTGAACTCGCTTCACCGTGGAGATGTTCGCTCGTTGATTTATGGAGCTAAAACGGCTCAGTTGGTCGATCAATACGGATACGTCACGGAACAAGTCATGAAAGCTCAATTGGTGGAGGGGAACGGAAGCAACACGCTCTATATCGACAACGGATATTACTCAACTTCTCAGCAATTGGTTCAACAATGCCAACAAGTGATCAACGGATACACGGACCAAAATGGAGTAGTTCATGTGAATCAGTTCCTATATCGGCTGTTTTTGTCGCAGATCAGAATCTAA
- a CDS encoding DUF2634 domain-containing protein, with translation MKLSTYIIGKGDTIELLAQQLLGDINQVDTLISLNHLRYPYISDDPYDQYANPKGTVFLVGSYTNPQSITINNINNVNIMPNDTIFLSEGSSYGAGVVQSISGSTITFTSPVQGTYDSGAIVTVFVNQQNITTQVLQTGNTLLYPYTPNATANNTSTNYSLVFGTDWKLDNNGFLVRANNDIATVSGLDNLAQALRNRLQTALGTLMLHPDYGNELYNILGESNKLYFTGLAKYYVQQCAIQDPRIRQAEVTNLTIQEDSVFISLSVIPAGSQDPINMNVTLPIGGVS, from the coding sequence GTGAAATTATCAACCTACATCATCGGAAAAGGTGACACGATCGAACTCCTAGCGCAGCAACTACTTGGCGACATCAACCAAGTGGATACCCTCATCTCTTTGAATCACCTTCGTTATCCCTATATCTCGGATGATCCATACGATCAATACGCGAATCCGAAGGGAACTGTTTTTCTGGTGGGATCTTATACGAATCCACAGAGCATTACGATCAATAACATAAACAATGTCAACATCATGCCCAATGATACGATTTTTTTGTCTGAAGGATCGTCATACGGCGCAGGAGTAGTACAGAGTATTTCCGGTTCAACGATCACCTTTACGAGTCCAGTTCAGGGGACCTATGACAGTGGTGCAATCGTCACTGTCTTTGTGAATCAACAAAACATTACCACGCAAGTATTACAAACCGGGAACACACTGTTGTATCCATATACGCCGAATGCTACAGCGAACAATACTTCGACCAACTATTCATTGGTATTCGGTACCGATTGGAAATTGGATAACAACGGCTTTCTTGTTCGTGCAAACAATGACATTGCGACGGTTTCGGGACTTGACAATCTGGCTCAGGCGTTGAGGAATCGCCTTCAAACCGCATTAGGGACTTTGATGTTGCATCCGGATTACGGCAATGAGCTGTACAACATACTTGGCGAATCGAATAAGTTATATTTCACGGGTTTAGCGAAATATTACGTGCAACAATGCGCGATCCAAGATCCGAGGATTAGACAGGCTGAAGTGACAAATCTAACGATCCAAGAGGATTCCGTTTTTATCTCTTTATCCGTGATTCCAGCAGGATCGCAAGATCCGATCAACATGAATGTAACCTTGCCGATAGGGGGTGTTAGTTAG
- a CDS encoding LysM peptidoglycan-binding domain-containing protein, with protein MRGAAPPRSQYDRNLTFRVVGGGPVASLTMPIKPQEFQSDHPARVTTTQTLQGVYQDFGGLGVRTLTYQGHTGWRRRVQYQTMDGFDVFMSLYNNIYVEYHRRKEANTSDPSAVYALVIDDLYDTVYRVSLDDFQASKSRSNPLLYYYTLRMTVITTSVDTREAEDLLGLPSVQVNASQISNRVSYVQNIVSQYTQPSNRSYMVQSGDSLWSIAVQFYGDGNQIRKIAQANSIQPPYTIYPGQVLTIP; from the coding sequence ATGCGTGGCGCAGCTCCACCGCGTAGCCAATATGACCGCAATCTTACTTTTCGTGTCGTGGGTGGAGGGCCAGTCGCTTCGCTCACAATGCCGATCAAACCTCAGGAATTTCAGTCGGACCATCCAGCGCGGGTCACAACCACTCAAACTCTTCAGGGGGTCTATCAAGATTTTGGAGGTCTCGGCGTTCGCACACTCACTTACCAAGGTCACACCGGTTGGCGCAGACGAGTACAGTATCAAACGATGGATGGCTTCGATGTTTTTATGAGCCTCTACAATAACATCTACGTTGAATATCATCGCAGGAAAGAGGCAAACACTTCGGATCCTTCAGCCGTGTATGCGTTGGTCATCGACGACCTCTACGATACCGTTTATCGGGTGAGCCTGGACGATTTTCAAGCATCCAAGAGCCGGTCGAATCCTTTGCTCTACTACTACACCTTGCGGATGACCGTCATTACAACCTCTGTGGACACAAGAGAAGCAGAGGATTTGCTAGGCCTGCCTTCCGTCCAGGTGAATGCGAGCCAAATCAGCAACAGAGTGAGCTACGTGCAAAACATCGTGAGTCAATATACCCAACCAAGCAATAGAAGCTATATGGTTCAATCGGGTGATAGTCTCTGGTCGATTGCGGTTCAATTCTACGGCGACGGGAATCAAATCCGTAAAATTGCACAAGCAAATTCGATTCAACCCCCGTACACGATCTATCCAGGACAGGTTCTCACGATACCGTGA